A region of Paraburkholderia sp. BL23I1N1 DNA encodes the following proteins:
- the pyrF gene encoding orotidine-5'-phosphate decarboxylase produces MSNFIQTLNDAWQRTNSLLCVGLDPEPSKFPDALAGRPEAIFDFCRTIVDATAPYASSFKPQIAYFAAHRAEDQLEQLIAHIHANHPGLPVILDAKRGDIGSTAEQYAREAFERYQADAVTVNPYMGFDSIEPYLEHTGKGVIVLCRTSNSGGSDLQFLETGGRPLYQVVAQLVADKWNASGQLGLVVGATFPKEIEMVRGIVGDMPLLIPGIGAQGGDVQATVNAGRTANGTGMLINSSRAISYASKDDDFAEAAAKAAMETRDRINAFR; encoded by the coding sequence ATGTCCAATTTCATCCAGACACTCAACGACGCCTGGCAGCGCACGAACTCGCTGCTGTGCGTCGGCCTCGATCCCGAGCCCAGCAAATTCCCGGACGCGCTCGCGGGCCGTCCCGAAGCGATTTTCGACTTCTGCCGCACCATCGTCGATGCGACCGCACCGTATGCGTCGTCGTTCAAGCCGCAGATTGCGTACTTCGCCGCTCATCGCGCGGAAGACCAACTCGAGCAACTGATCGCGCACATTCATGCGAATCATCCGGGTTTGCCGGTGATTCTGGACGCAAAGCGTGGCGATATCGGCAGCACCGCCGAGCAATATGCGCGCGAGGCGTTCGAGCGCTATCAGGCGGATGCGGTGACGGTGAATCCCTACATGGGCTTCGACTCGATCGAACCGTATCTGGAGCACACGGGCAAGGGCGTGATCGTGTTGTGCCGGACCTCGAACTCGGGCGGCTCGGACCTGCAGTTTCTGGAGACGGGTGGGCGTCCGCTGTATCAGGTCGTCGCGCAACTGGTGGCGGACAAGTGGAACGCGAGCGGCCAACTGGGTCTCGTGGTCGGTGCGACTTTCCCGAAAGAGATTGAAATGGTGCGTGGAATCGTCGGCGATATGCCGCTGCTGATTCCGGGCATCGGCGCGCAAGGCGGCGATGTTCAGGCGACGGTCAATGCCGGCCGCACGGCGAACGGCACGGGCATGCTGATCAACTCGTCGCGGGCGATTAGTTACGCCAGCAAGGACGACGATTTTGCTGAGGCCGCCGCGAAAGCCGCGATGGAGACCCGTGACCGGATCAATGCGTTCCGGTGA
- a CDS encoding cupin domain-containing protein, which yields MSDTSTSPAAKDELIRRFDLKPHPEGGFFSETYRSAEAVRRDDGSTQTRSASTAIYYLLCDGAHSAWHRIKSDEVWHFYAGEPLNVHVLDEAGSLTAHKLGNALTHPDAVFQAVVPAGLWFAAECADPATLALLGCTVAPGFEFSEFELADVHALKAQHPQHASLIERLGPGAA from the coding sequence ATGTCAGACACGTCTACTTCCCCTGCCGCCAAAGACGAGTTGATCCGACGCTTCGATCTGAAGCCGCATCCGGAAGGTGGATTTTTTAGCGAGACGTATCGGTCCGCAGAAGCCGTCCGTCGCGACGACGGTTCAACGCAGACGCGCTCAGCGTCCACCGCGATTTACTACCTGCTCTGCGACGGCGCGCATTCGGCGTGGCATCGGATCAAGTCCGACGAAGTCTGGCACTTCTATGCCGGCGAGCCGCTGAACGTCCACGTACTCGACGAAGCGGGCTCGCTGACTGCGCACAAGTTGGGCAATGCGCTGACGCATCCGGATGCCGTGTTTCAGGCGGTGGTGCCCGCGGGTCTGTGGTTTGCCGCAGAGTGTGCCGACCCGGCGACGCTCGCGCTATTAGGCTGCACGGTGGCGCCGGGGTTTGAATTCAGTGAGTTCGAACTGGCGGATGTGCACGCGCTGAAGGCGCAACATCCGCAGCATGCGTCGTTGATTGAGCGGCTGGGGCCAGGCGCTGCTTAA
- a CDS encoding CinA family protein: MPTDSVVHQLAIRVSNRLRDERLMLVTAESCTGGMVATAITDISGSSGWFERGFVTYSNQAKSEMIGVPADLIEKHGAVSEQVAHAMAEGALRNSRAQVSVAITGVAGPGGGTETKPVGMVSFAWSNRLHTSVETKIFKGDREKIRVQAAAHALRGVLALLDEREH; encoded by the coding sequence ATGCCTACCGATTCCGTGGTTCACCAGCTCGCGATTCGCGTGAGCAACCGCCTGCGCGACGAGCGCCTGATGCTCGTCACCGCGGAATCCTGCACGGGCGGCATGGTAGCGACCGCGATCACCGATATTTCCGGCAGCAGCGGCTGGTTCGAGCGCGGCTTCGTCACCTATTCGAATCAGGCGAAGTCGGAAATGATTGGCGTACCGGCCGACCTGATCGAAAAGCACGGCGCGGTCAGCGAGCAGGTCGCGCACGCGATGGCCGAGGGCGCGCTGCGCAACAGTCGCGCGCAGGTGTCCGTCGCGATTACCGGCGTTGCCGGCCCGGGCGGCGGCACTGAAACCAAGCCGGTCGGCATGGTGTCGTTTGCCTGGAGCAATCGGCTGCATACGTCGGTGGAAACCAAGATTTTCAAGGGTGACCGCGAGAAAATCCGCGTGCAAGCCGCCGCGCACGCATTGCGCGGCGTGCTGGCCCTGCTCGACGAGCGCGAACATTAA
- a CDS encoding phosphatidylglycerophosphatase A, translating to MQTDPPLVPADDLIGNSQPNASGPRAPRPQPRRATARFMLSHPLHILSLGFGSGLSPIAPGTIGTLFAWASFAVLSRYLTVVEWGVLIVVGFFAGIAICGFTAKKLGTDDPSPVVWDEIIAFWLVLLMITPVTLTGQIWAFVVFRFFDMVKPPPIGYFDRRLKGGFGIMFDDLVAAFFTLLVIALWRMSV from the coding sequence ATGCAGACTGATCCCCCGCTGGTCCCCGCCGACGATCTCATCGGCAATTCGCAGCCCAACGCGTCCGGCCCGCGCGCGCCGCGCCCTCAGCCGCGCCGCGCCACCGCGCGCTTCATGCTGTCGCATCCGCTGCACATTCTGTCGCTGGGTTTTGGCAGCGGCTTGTCGCCGATTGCGCCGGGCACGATCGGCACGCTGTTCGCGTGGGCATCGTTCGCCGTCTTGAGCCGTTACCTGACCGTGGTCGAGTGGGGTGTGCTGATCGTCGTCGGCTTTTTCGCCGGCATTGCGATTTGCGGCTTCACGGCGAAGAAACTGGGCACCGACGATCCGTCGCCGGTGGTCTGGGACGAAATCATCGCGTTCTGGCTGGTGCTGCTGATGATCACGCCGGTCACGCTGACCGGGCAGATCTGGGCGTTCGTCGTGTTCCGCTTCTTCGATATGGTGAAACCGCCGCCGATCGGCTATTTCGACCGCCGACTGAAAGGTGGCTTTGGCATCATGTTCGATGATCTGGTCGCCGCGTTTTTCACGCTGCTCGTGATCGCGCTCTGGCGTATGTCGGTTTAA
- the thiL gene encoding thiamine-phosphate kinase, which yields MLSEFSLIDRFFARRAAAAASRADDGTLGIGDDCALLAPRPGEMLAISTDMLVEGRHFFPDIDPEALGHKALAVNLSDLAAMGASPQAFTLAFSLPKADEAWLAAFSEGLFALAERYGCDLIGGDTTGGPLNLCITVFGSVRPQDALRRDAAQPGDDIWISGTLGDARAGLGVQRGEWSADADDAATFRRALERPEPRVFLGLALRGIAHAALDLSDGLAGDLLHILERSNVGAMVDVDAVPRSAALRRLSPEIQRRCTLAGGDDYELCFTAPVAARAKVEAAGREVAIPVTRIGTISALQSAADRPAIGWRDAAGAPLTLTLQGFDHFHAD from the coding sequence ATGCTCTCCGAGTTTTCGCTGATCGATCGCTTCTTCGCCCGCCGCGCCGCCGCTGCGGCGTCCCGTGCCGATGACGGCACGCTCGGAATCGGCGACGACTGCGCCCTGCTCGCGCCGCGCCCCGGGGAAATGCTGGCGATATCGACGGACATGCTGGTAGAAGGCCGTCACTTCTTTCCCGATATCGATCCCGAGGCGCTCGGTCACAAGGCGCTCGCGGTGAACCTGTCGGACCTGGCCGCGATGGGCGCCAGCCCGCAGGCGTTCACCCTTGCGTTCTCCTTGCCGAAGGCCGACGAAGCCTGGCTCGCCGCCTTCAGCGAGGGCCTCTTCGCGCTGGCCGAGCGCTACGGCTGCGATCTGATTGGCGGCGACACGACCGGCGGCCCGTTGAATCTGTGCATTACCGTGTTCGGCAGCGTGCGTCCGCAAGATGCACTGCGCCGCGACGCCGCGCAGCCGGGCGACGACATCTGGATTTCCGGTACGCTCGGCGACGCCCGCGCGGGGCTGGGCGTGCAGCGCGGCGAGTGGTCCGCCGATGCCGACGACGCTGCGACGTTTCGTCGCGCCCTTGAGCGCCCCGAGCCGCGTGTCTTCCTCGGCCTCGCGTTGCGGGGCATCGCCCATGCGGCGCTCGATCTATCGGACGGGCTCGCCGGCGACCTGTTGCATATCCTGGAACGCTCGAACGTGGGCGCTATGGTCGACGTCGACGCCGTGCCGCGTTCAGCCGCGCTGCGCCGCCTCTCACCCGAGATCCAGCGGCGTTGCACGCTAGCCGGTGGCGACGATTACGAGCTGTGTTTCACCGCACCGGTTGCCGCGCGCGCCAAGGTCGAAGCGGCCGGTCGCGAGGTCGCGATTCCGGTCACCCGCATCGGTACAATAAGCGCTCTTCAATCGGCGGCCGACCGCCCGGCGATCGGCTGGCGCGATGCCGCCGGCGCGCCGCTCACTCTGACGTTGCAAGGCTTCGACCACTTCCATGCAGACTGA
- a CDS encoding NADP-dependent malic enzyme produces the protein MPSNIYSNPHFEARLMSTPVNSKLREAALDYHEFPTPGKIAIAPTKQMINQRDLALAYSPGVAFACEEIVENPLNAARFTARSNLVGVVTNGTAVLGLGNIGPLASKPVMEGKAVLFKKFAGIDVFDIELNESDPHKLVEVIAALEPTFGGINLEDIKAPDCFIVERECRKRMKIPVFHDDQHGTAIVVAAAITNGLKVVGKDIKQVKLVASGAGAAALACLDLLVDIGLPLENITVTDLAGVVYKGRVELMDPDKERFARETDARSLAEAIGGADIFLGLSAGGVLKQDMVKQMADKPLILALANPTPEILPELALEVRPDAVLCTGRTDYPNQVNNVLVFPFLFRGALDAGATTVTREMEIAAVNAIAELARQEQSDIVATAYGIQDLSFGPAYLIPKPFDPRLIVKVAPAVAKAAMDSGVAERPIEDMEAYEQHLQQFVYHSGTTMKPIFQLARGVEPEKKRIVFAEGEEERVLRAMQIIVDEKLAKPILIGRPAVIEQRIARYGLRLVAGQDYTVVNTDHDERYRDFWQQYHKMMSRKGITEQMAKLEMRRRTTLIGAMLVEKGEADGMICGTVSTTHRHLHFIDQVIGKKQGAKVYAAMNALVLPNRQIFLVDTHVNVDPTPEQLAEITIMAAEEVRRFGIEPKVALLSHSNFGSSNAPSAQKMRDTLAILRERAPELQVDGEMHGDLALDANLRREVLPDSTLEGDANLLVLPNIDAANISYNLLKTAAGNNIAIGPMLLGAAKPVHVLTASATVRRIVNMTALLVADVIAAR, from the coding sequence ATGCCGTCGAACATCTATTCTAATCCGCACTTCGAAGCCCGCCTTATGTCGACTCCCGTCAATAGCAAACTCCGCGAAGCCGCCCTCGATTATCACGAGTTCCCGACCCCTGGGAAGATCGCGATCGCCCCGACCAAGCAGATGATCAACCAGCGCGATCTCGCGCTGGCGTACTCGCCGGGCGTCGCGTTCGCGTGTGAGGAAATCGTCGAGAACCCGCTGAACGCCGCCCGTTTCACCGCGCGCAGCAACCTGGTCGGCGTCGTCACGAACGGCACCGCGGTGCTGGGTCTCGGCAACATCGGGCCGCTCGCCTCGAAGCCGGTCATGGAAGGCAAGGCCGTCCTGTTCAAGAAGTTCGCCGGCATCGACGTGTTCGACATCGAGCTGAACGAGTCCGATCCGCACAAGCTGGTCGAGGTGATCGCCGCGCTGGAGCCGACCTTCGGCGGTATCAACCTCGAAGACATCAAGGCGCCGGACTGCTTCATCGTCGAACGCGAATGCCGCAAGCGCATGAAGATTCCGGTTTTCCACGACGACCAGCATGGCACGGCCATCGTCGTCGCGGCAGCCATCACCAATGGTTTGAAGGTGGTCGGCAAGGACATCAAGCAGGTCAAGCTGGTGGCGTCGGGCGCGGGCGCGGCGGCGCTGGCGTGTCTGGATCTGCTGGTCGACATCGGCCTGCCGCTCGAGAACATCACCGTCACCGATCTGGCCGGCGTGGTGTACAAGGGCCGCGTCGAACTGATGGACCCGGACAAGGAACGCTTTGCGCGTGAAACCGACGCTCGCTCGCTCGCTGAGGCGATCGGCGGCGCGGACATTTTCCTCGGTCTCTCGGCCGGCGGCGTGCTGAAGCAGGACATGGTCAAGCAGATGGCGGACAAGCCGCTGATCCTGGCGCTGGCCAACCCGACCCCGGAAATCCTGCCGGAACTGGCGCTCGAAGTGCGTCCGGACGCGGTGCTCTGCACGGGCCGCACGGACTACCCGAACCAGGTGAACAACGTACTGGTGTTCCCGTTCCTGTTCCGCGGCGCGCTGGATGCGGGCGCGACGACCGTCACGCGTGAAATGGAAATCGCCGCGGTCAACGCGATTGCCGAACTGGCACGCCAGGAGCAGAGCGATATCGTCGCGACGGCTTATGGTATCCAGGATCTCTCGTTTGGTCCGGCATACCTGATTCCGAAGCCGTTCGACCCGCGCCTGATCGTCAAGGTCGCGCCGGCCGTGGCGAAGGCCGCGATGGATTCGGGCGTTGCCGAGCGTCCGATCGAAGACATGGAAGCGTACGAACAGCATCTGCAGCAGTTCGTGTACCACAGCGGCACGACCATGAAGCCGATTTTCCAGCTGGCGCGTGGCGTCGAGCCGGAGAAGAAGCGCATTGTGTTCGCGGAAGGCGAAGAAGAGCGCGTGCTGCGCGCCATGCAGATCATCGTCGACGAAAAGCTCGCAAAGCCGATCCTGATCGGCCGTCCGGCGGTGATCGAACAGCGCATTGCGCGTTACGGTCTGCGTCTGGTCGCGGGTCAGGACTACACGGTCGTGAACACCGACCACGACGAGCGTTACCGCGATTTCTGGCAGCAATATCACAAGATGATGTCCCGCAAAGGCATCACCGAGCAGATGGCGAAGCTCGAAATGCGCCGCCGCACCACGCTGATCGGCGCAATGCTGGTAGAGAAGGGCGAGGCGGACGGCATGATCTGTGGCACGGTGTCCACCACGCATCGTCACCTGCACTTCATCGATCAGGTGATCGGCAAGAAGCAAGGCGCGAAGGTCTATGCGGCGATGAACGCGCTGGTGCTGCCGAACCGCCAGATTTTCCTGGTCGACACGCACGTGAACGTTGACCCGACGCCTGAGCAGCTTGCCGAGATCACGATCATGGCCGCCGAGGAAGTGCGCCGCTTCGGTATCGAACCGAAGGTCGCCCTGCTGTCGCATTCGAACTTCGGCTCCAGCAATGCGCCGAGCGCACAGAAAATGCGCGACACGCTGGCGATCCTGCGCGAACGCGCGCCGGAGCTGCAAGTAGACGGCGAAATGCACGGCGACCTCGCACTCGACGCGAATCTGCGCCGCGAAGTGCTGCCTGACTCGACGCTCGAAGGCGACGCGAACCTGCTGGTGCTGCCGAATATCGACGCGGCCAACATCTCGTATAACCTGCTGAAGACCGCCGCGGGCAACAACATTGCGATTGGTCCGATGCTGCTCGGCGCGGCCAAGCCGGTGCACGTACTGACCGCTTCGGCGACGGTTCGCCGCATCGTCAACATGACGGCGCTGCTGGTTGCCGATGTGATCGCAGCCCGCTGA
- a CDS encoding ribonuclease: MARKWQRIKGVLIGALTLCALSGSVPGAFARDYTASADTQAQVQGTIAAAQLPREAVNTLNLIAAGGPYPYEKDGIVFGNRERLLPPHRRGYYHEYTVPTARSRNRGARRIVCGGPLQRIDNCYYSDDHYTSFNRIVE; the protein is encoded by the coding sequence ATGGCACGCAAGTGGCAACGCATTAAAGGCGTGCTGATCGGTGCTTTGACGCTCTGCGCTTTATCCGGCTCCGTGCCTGGCGCGTTTGCACGCGACTACACGGCATCCGCCGATACACAAGCACAGGTGCAGGGCACCATCGCGGCGGCGCAGTTGCCGCGCGAAGCGGTCAATACATTGAACTTGATTGCCGCGGGCGGGCCTTACCCGTATGAGAAGGACGGCATCGTATTCGGCAATCGCGAACGGTTGCTACCGCCGCATCGGCGCGGCTATTACCACGAATACACCGTTCCAACGGCTCGTTCACGAAACCGCGGGGCGCGTCGCATCGTCTGCGGAGGTCCGCTACAGCGGATCGACAACTGTTATTACTCGGACGACCATTACACCAGTTTTAATCGTATTGTTGAATGA
- a CDS encoding barstar family protein, translating to MSDNVYAHDSGVATDLFAAGDGNLFQRVMRMRAGDQGRDNQSEGSTVLSSNEEPMSLFKTVRPNIVQSIRAFRVQDLADEANQLGQHFLYAYCANAQSKQEVLETIATSFLFPKHFGKNYDALYDCLTDLVHKAGTQPGFVIVLEQLPVAQKFDKEGRETLLDVFREASEFWAERKVAFRVFYSFA from the coding sequence ATGAGCGACAACGTCTACGCGCACGACTCCGGAGTCGCGACGGATCTTTTCGCGGCCGGCGACGGCAATTTGTTCCAGCGCGTCATGCGGATGCGCGCCGGCGACCAGGGCCGGGATAATCAGAGCGAAGGCAGCACTGTGCTTTCATCGAACGAGGAGCCCATGAGCCTTTTCAAGACCGTACGACCGAACATCGTACAGTCGATCCGCGCGTTTCGCGTGCAGGATCTCGCTGACGAGGCCAATCAACTCGGCCAGCATTTTCTCTATGCGTATTGCGCGAATGCCCAGTCCAAACAGGAAGTGCTGGAGACGATCGCTACGTCGTTCCTGTTTCCAAAGCATTTCGGCAAGAATTACGACGCGCTCTACGATTGCCTGACCGATCTGGTGCATAAGGCAGGCACCCAGCCCGGGTTCGTGATCGTGCTCGAGCAGCTGCCGGTTGCGCAAAAGTTCGACAAAGAAGGGCGCGAGACGCTATTGGACGTGTTCCGCGAAGCGTCCGAGTTCTGGGCAGAGCGCAAGGTCGCGTTCCGGGTGTTTTATTCGTTTGCGTGA
- a CDS encoding 16S rRNA (uracil(1498)-N(3))-methyltransferase has translation MPRFFVGTPLEPDDILQLPDDVTRHILVLRLQPGDSIVLFNGEGGEYSAELVEVERRSAKVRIHEFRNIEVEAPYHLTLAQGIAGGDKMDWLIEKAVELGASCFVPLTTTRSVVRLSGDRAQRRHVHWQGIVRASCEQCGRNRLPEVMPVREIATWLGALPRTPEEGEMRILLSPRASISFSALPANPPFGRVTVLVGPEGGFSAAEEAAATDHGFAAVGLGPRVLRTETAGIAVLSALAARWGGW, from the coding sequence ATGCCTCGCTTCTTCGTCGGTACGCCTCTCGAGCCCGACGACATCCTGCAGTTGCCCGATGACGTCACGCGCCACATCCTCGTGCTGCGTTTGCAGCCCGGTGATTCGATCGTGCTTTTCAATGGCGAAGGCGGCGAATACAGCGCCGAACTCGTCGAAGTCGAACGCCGCTCGGCCAAGGTGAGAATTCACGAATTCCGAAATATCGAAGTTGAGGCGCCGTATCACCTGACCCTCGCGCAGGGCATTGCCGGCGGCGACAAGATGGACTGGCTCATCGAGAAGGCGGTCGAACTCGGGGCATCGTGTTTCGTGCCGCTCACCACCACGCGCAGCGTCGTGCGTCTTTCCGGCGACCGCGCGCAGCGGCGGCATGTGCACTGGCAGGGCATCGTGCGGGCGTCGTGCGAACAGTGCGGGCGCAATCGCCTGCCAGAAGTGATGCCGGTGCGTGAAATCGCCACGTGGCTCGGCGCGCTGCCTCGCACACCTGAAGAAGGCGAGATGCGCATTCTGCTGTCGCCGCGCGCCAGCATCAGCTTTTCAGCGCTGCCCGCCAACCCGCCATTCGGACGCGTAACCGTGCTGGTCGGCCCCGAAGGCGGTTTTTCGGCCGCGGAAGAAGCCGCAGCGACCGATCACGGATTTGCCGCAGTCGGTCTCGGTCCGCGTGTATTGCGCACGGAGACGGCGGGCATAGCAGTACTCTCGGCGCTGGCGGCCCGCTGGGGTGGCTGGTAA
- a CDS encoding glyoxalase/bleomycin resistance/extradiol dioxygenase family protein: protein MTASRPAGVPWLTPYLTVREARAATAFFEAAFGFEVRDSVQDDGVVMHVEMTYQGQLIVMFAPEGAFGSAAKTPKSAGAIAPQSFYVYVDDVDAVYTRALAAGAKSLSEPQDQFWGDRFAQVEDLDGYRWALARHLS, encoded by the coding sequence ATGACCGCCTCCCGCCCAGCCGGTGTGCCCTGGTTGACCCCCTATCTGACGGTGCGCGAAGCTCGTGCCGCGACCGCGTTTTTCGAAGCGGCATTCGGCTTCGAAGTACGCGATAGCGTCCAGGACGACGGTGTCGTCATGCATGTCGAGATGACCTATCAAGGCCAGCTGATCGTAATGTTCGCGCCGGAAGGCGCGTTCGGCTCGGCGGCGAAAACACCCAAAAGCGCGGGCGCGATTGCGCCGCAATCGTTTTATGTCTATGTCGACGATGTCGACGCGGTTTACACGCGGGCGCTAGCCGCCGGTGCAAAATCGCTGAGCGAGCCACAGGATCAGTTCTGGGGCGACCGGTTTGCCCAGGTCGAAGACCTGGACGGCTACCGTTGGGCGCTCGCTCGCCACCTTTCGTGA
- the speE gene encoding polyamine aminopropyltransferase, which translates to MSAPLLFQPTANAVYGFPNARRLARVDSPYQRIEVWDTPQLGRLFTLDGRPMTSTGDEFIYHECMVHPAALAHPSPKRALVLGGGDGGAVRQLLKHPGIERIVVAELDAEVVRMTREYLPEVQCGAFDDPRVELVIGDAAQYVAGAAHAGVAQAHAAGSASAQFDLIVFDLTPPDSPAAGLYTPDFYMQLKRVMSPAAVLSLHLGSPYFHAGRVAGLLDDLRDTFAIVRTMHTFIPLYGSLWMMATASDTLDPAALTVEVLAECLAARRIDSLMHYDTALHAGLFSASRSVRDKLSQFLKPSS; encoded by the coding sequence GTGAGCGCTCCCTTGCTGTTCCAACCCACCGCCAACGCCGTCTACGGATTTCCGAACGCGCGGCGGCTTGCGCGCGTCGATTCGCCCTACCAGCGTATCGAGGTGTGGGACACGCCGCAGCTCGGCCGGCTGTTCACGCTCGACGGCCGCCCGATGACCTCGACCGGCGACGAATTCATTTATCACGAGTGCATGGTGCATCCCGCCGCGCTGGCGCATCCTTCGCCGAAACGAGCGCTGGTGCTGGGCGGCGGCGATGGCGGCGCCGTGCGGCAATTGCTGAAGCACCCCGGCATCGAGCGGATCGTGGTGGCCGAGCTCGATGCCGAAGTCGTGCGCATGACGCGCGAGTATTTGCCTGAAGTGCAATGTGGCGCTTTTGACGATCCGCGTGTTGAGCTGGTGATTGGAGATGCAGCGCAGTATGTTGCGGGGGCCGCCCATGCGGGCGTTGCACAGGCACACGCCGCCGGTTCGGCCTCCGCGCAGTTTGATCTGATCGTCTTCGACCTGACGCCGCCAGACTCGCCCGCCGCGGGCCTCTACACGCCGGACTTCTACATGCAGCTCAAGCGCGTTATGAGCCCGGCCGCCGTGCTCTCGCTGCATCTCGGTTCGCCGTACTTCCATGCCGGACGCGTCGCCGGCCTGCTCGACGATCTGCGCGACACATTCGCCATCGTGCGCACGATGCATACCTTCATCCCGCTCTACGGCTCGCTCTGGATGATGGCGACCGCCAGCGATACGCTCGACCCCGCCGCGCTCACCGTCGAAGTCCTCGCGGAGTGCCTTGCCGCGCGTCGGATCGACTCGCTGATGCACTACGACACGGCCCTGCATGCCGGACTGTTCTCGGCATCCCGGTCCGTGCGCGATAAACTAAGTCAATTCTTAAAGCCCTCAAGCTAA